The Meriones unguiculatus strain TT.TT164.6M chromosome 1, Bangor_MerUng_6.1, whole genome shotgun sequence genome has a segment encoding these proteins:
- the Gpr152 gene encoding probable G-protein coupled receptor 152 encodes MDTAMEANLDAAGHRPRTEINDEDYYPQGSWDTVFLVALLILGLPANGLMAWLAGSQARHGAGTRLALLLLSLALSDFLFLAAATFQILEIQHGGHWPLGTAACRFYYFLWGVSYSSGLFLLTALSLDRCLLALCPRWYAGRRPARLPLWVCAGVWVLATLFSVPWLVFPEAAVWWYDLVICLDFWDSEELPLRMLEILGGFLPFLLLLVCHILTQATTCKTCCGRQPRPTACHGFARVAKTILSAYVVLRLPYQLAQLLYLAFLWDVYPGYLLWEALVYSDYLILLNSCLSPFLCLAASADLRALLRAVLSSFAAALCEEQPGSFTLAEPQTQVTSEGLTLPGLTAEGQPRLDPVIPPQVNPSAQLRSDSVVQPAVSPTVQPQSDSVVQPAADSLIQPPLDTVVQLEVNPLTQPQLDPAAQPQVNPSSQPPSNSMVQPQVDSLTQSGLDPVAQPQSSTEAQIPAYGAESASNPGEENSPSSSLDPIPGGPENLDKPVVPEGERPSSVQPNEAPSAGPT; translated from the exons ATGGACACTGCTATGGAAGCCAACCTGGACGCTGCTGGCCACCGTCCCCGCACAGAGATCAATGATGAGGACTACTACCCTCAGGGCAGCTGGGACACAGTCTTCCTGGTGGCCTTGCTGATCCTGGGACTGCCAGCCAATGGGCTGATGGCATGGCTGGCTGGCTCACAGGCCCGGCACGGGGCTGGCACGAGACTGGCTCTGCTCCTGCTCAGCCTGGCCCTCTCTGACTTCTTGTTTCTGGCAGCGGCGACTTTCCAAATCCTGGAGATCCAGCATGGAGGCCACTGGCCACTGGGCACTGCCGCCTGCCGCTTCTACTACTTCCTGTGGGGTGTATCCTACTCCTCCGGCCTCTTCCTACTGACGGCCCTCAGCCTGGACCGCTGCTTGCTGGCACTGTGCCCACGCTGGTACGCAGGGCGCCGCCCAGCCCGCCTGCCCCTCTGGGTGTGCGCTGGGGTCTGGGTGCTGGCCACACTCTTCAGTGTGCCCTGGCTGGTTTTCCCCGAAGCTGCTGTCTGGTGGTATGACTTGGTCATCTGCCTGGACTTCTGGGACAGCGAGGAACTGCCTCTTCGGATGCTTGAGATCTTGGGGGGCTTTCTGCCTTTCCTCTTGCTGCTGGTCTGCCACATCCTCACCCAAGCCACCACTTGCAAGACCTGTTGTGGGCGTCAGCCTAGGCCCACAGCCTGCCACGGCTTTGCCCGTGTGGCCAAGACCATTCTTTCAGCCTATGTGGTTCTGAGGCTGCCCTACCAGCTGGCACAGTTGCTCTATCTGGCTTTCTTATGGGATGTCTACCCTGGGTACCTGCTCTGGGAAGCTCTGGTCTATTCTGACTACCTGATCCTACTCAACAGCTGCCTGAGCCCCTTCCTATGCCTGGCAGCCAGTGCTGACCTCCGGGCCCTGCTGCGCGCTGTGCTCTCCTCCTTTGCGGCTGCTCTCTGTGAGGAACAGCCTGGTAGCTTCACACTAGCTGAGCCACAGACCCAGGTGACCTCTGAGGGTTTGACTCTGCCAGGACTGACAGCtgaaggccagccaaggctggaCCCCGTGATCCCGCCTCAGGTGAACCCCTCTGCCCAGCTGCGGTCAGATTCTGTGGTCCAACCTGCGGTGAGCCCCACAGTCCAGCCGCAGTCAGACTCTGTGGTCCAGCCTGCG GCAGACTCCCTGATCCAGCCACCTCTGGATACTGTAGTTCAACTTGAGGTGAACCCTCTGACCCAGCCACAGTTGGATCCCGCGGCTCAACCTCAAGTGAACCCGTCATCCCAACCACCTTCAAATTCTATGGTCCAGCCTCAAGTGGACTCCCTGACCCAGTCAGGGCTGGATCCTGTGGCCCAGCCACAGTCAAGCACCGAGGCCCAGATCCCTGCCTATGGGGCTGAGTCAGCCTCTAACCCTGGTGAGGAAAACTCCCCTAGCTCATCCCTAGATCCCATTCCTGGAGGCCCTGAAAACCTGGACAAACCCGTTGTTCCTGAGGGAGAAAGGCCTAGCAGTGTCCAGCCAAATGAGGCCCCCAGTGCAGGACCTACTTGA
- the LOC110560371 gene encoding calcium-binding protein 4, which yields MATEHGAQLAPGPQKTPEVAVSPGSAVEDPTLTRRRSKKEKRLSGSQKASSGEQSSSQGSEASGSGKNPPRTRAGQDEPPSAPAGHTSHRHSHRHRSDPQQDAAQRTYGPLLNRIFGKDRELGPEELEELQAAFEEFDTDQDGYIGYRELGDCMRTLGYMPTEMELLEVSQHVKMRMGGFVDFEEFVELISPKLREETAHMLGVRELRIAFREFDKDRDGRITVAELRQAAPALLGEALEGTELDEMLQDMDLNGDGTIDFDEFVMMLSIG from the exons ATGGCGACAGAGCACGGTGCACAGCTGGCTCCTGGCCCCCAGAAGACCCCTGAAGTAGCTGTATCTCCCGGGAGTGCTGTGGAGGACCCCACCTTGACCAGGAGAAGGAGCAAGAAGGAGAAGCGGCTCTCAGGGTCCCAGAAGGCCAGTTCTGGGGAGCAGTCCTCTAGCCAGGGCTCTGAGGCCTCAGGAAGCGGCAAGAACCCCCCAAGGACCAGAGCAGGACAGGatgagccaccctcagcacctgCCGGGCACACCTCTCACCGACATTCCCACCGGCATCGCTCTGACCCTCAGCAGGACGCTGCCCAAAGGACTTATGGGCCCCTGCTCAACCGCATCTTTGGAAAG GATCGTGAACTGGGCCCCGAGGAGCTGGAGG AGCTCCAGGCAGCCTTTGAGGAGTTTGACACCGACCAGGATGGCTACATCGGCTACCGGGAGCTAGGGGACTGCATGCGGACGCTGGGCTACATGCCCACGGAGATGGAGCTCCTAGAAGTGTCACAGCACGTGAAGATGCGCA TGGGGGGCTTTGTGGATTTTGAAGAGTTTGTGGAGCTGATAAGCCCAAAGCTGAGGGAGGAGACAGCTCATATGCTGGGCGTACGAGAGCTACGGATCGCCTTCCGAGAG TTTGACAAGGACAGGGACGGGCGGATCACAGTGGCAGAGCTGAGGCAAGCAGCACCAGCTCTGCTGGGGGAGGCACTCGAAGGCACGGAGCTGGATGAGATGTTACAAGACATGGACCTCAACGGGGACGGCACCATAGACTTTGATG AGTTTGTAATGATGCTATCTATTGGCTGA